Part of the Paenibacillus kyungheensis genome, CACCGGAATGATCTCTCTACGGAATGAAGAAATGGCAGTATGGGTTTTCTTTGGCATCTAGTCTAATATCGATATAGGTATAGAATAGATAGTTTTAAAGGTAACATCATGCGCTTTTATTCTGATTTTTAGAGACCCCGATGAACAGCTCGTCCATCGGGGTCTCTTGTCGTTTTCTCTATTCATTTCCAAGAGGAGGAAGATAGCAATAATGGAACGTTTCTTTAAGTTGAAGGAACACGGCACGAGTGTAAAAACAGAGATGGTGGCAGGGTTAACAACCTTCATCACAATGGCATACATTCTGTTCGTCAATAACTTGTTCTTGGGACCGGGTGGAGCAGGCATACCAGCAGAAGGCGTATTTTTTGCTACAGCTGTAGGTGCTGGATTAGTAACTATTTTAATGGGCTTATTTGCAAATATTCCTGTAGCGCTTGCACCAGGTATGGGTTTGAATGCTTACTTTATGACAGTTGTACTTAGCTCCAACGGAATGATTACATGGCAGGCTGCTTTAGGTGCAGTGTTTCTTTCGGGGATTATCTTTATTATTTTAACCATTACCAAAGTTCGTCAGTTACTACTGGTCGCTGTACCACAATCGATCAAATTTGCGATCACTGTAGGTATCGGATTGTTTGTCACTATTATTGGTCTGAAGTTAGGAAATGTGGTTTCAGTATCAGCTACAGTTAAAGGCGTTACAGATGTTGCGCAATTAGCAGCGCCTGTGACAGTCAAAGGTTCTGATTTCCAATTAGCATTAGGAGATTTCATGCATAGCCCGGATACACTACTGGCTATTATCGGGTTATTCGTAATCGGAATATTAATGGTATTACGGGTTAAAGGTGGATTATTGATCGGTATTATCGTTGTCACTTTAATTGGTATTCCAATGGGTGTTACCGATCTAAGTAGCTTGTCGACTGCACATTGGATTCCTTCTTTTGATAATCTAGCTGTAGGGCAATTAGATATCAAAGGCGCAATCGGTATCGGATTATTCGAAATTATCTTTATCTTTACGTTTGTAGAACTATTCGATACATTCGGTACACTTGTTGGTACAGCCGAACGTGCAGGATTGTTCAAAAACAAAGAAGAAGGCGAAAAGAAAATTAGCAAAGCAATGTTGGTAGATGCAGTAGGGGTAAGTGCTGGTGCTGTTCTAGGTACAAGTACGATTACTTCTTATGTAGAAAGTACAGCAGGTGTAGCTGAAGGTGGACGTACAGGTTTGACAGCAATCACAACAGGCGTATTGTTCTTATGTGCATTGTTTATTGCTCCTTTAGCATTGGTTGTTCCTTCTGCGGCAACAGCTCCAGCACTAGTTATTGTTGGTGTACTGATGATGAGTCAGGTAAGCAAGATCGAATGGGACGACTTTATGCAAGCATTCCCTGCGTTTTTAACAATTATCTTTATGCCATTTACAAATGGTATTGCGAACGGGATTTCAGCAGGTATTATTGCGTTCGTTGTTTTAGGATTCTTTAGCAATATCGCTTCTCCGCGCAAAGTAAAAGTACACTGGTTGATGTGGTTATTAGCTATTTTGGTGATCTGTCGCTATGCATTTTTAGGTTCAGAATAATCAAATAGTACGCCCGTGATCATTTCTAGTGCCTTATTTAATAAAAGATTAAATCAATAAATATCAAACACCCCTGTAACAGATCATGAATCTGCTATAGGGGTGTTTGATTTCTTTTCCACAAAATAAACAATAGCTTCATACAAAAACGTCAGATAACCTTCTTCACCAAATGTATCAAAGTAACGCACAAACCGCTCATCAATTCTATAAGTCTCTGCTATACATAACAAAATACGTATATCATCCCCTATAAATTGCGCAAGATACTGACTCCATTGATTAATATAGTGCTGAACTTTATCATCCGAGGGAGAACGATCTTGATATAAAGCAATATTCCGGAAAACACTCTCCATATTTGAAGCAAACTGATCATATGCCTGTTTTTTATCAGAGTCAGATAACTTCTCTATATTTTCTTGAAATTCTTGATAGATTTCTGTATCGCCATAGACTAATTTGGCTTCTAACTCATATTGTTCTTCTATAGAAGGAGTAGTAGAGTCATCGAACAGAGTGAGCTTGGAAATGTCTGTTCTTTCTATATAATGATCCAACTGTTCAATAACTGTGGTCAACTTTTGTTTTTTCGATTCAAGCAACTGCCGTTGCTGGATCAGAATATCAGTCTGTTTCGCTTTAGATAAAGGTAGCATTGTAGCAATCTCTGTAAGGGAGAATCCCATTTCTTTAAATAGCAAAATTGTTTGTAACGTTGCAAGCGTCTGACGATCGTAGAAACGGTATCCATTATCAGCAATATGACTTGGCGGCAACAAACCAATCTTATGATAATGATGCAATGTTTTTTTAGTAATGCCTGTAATGTGTAGAATGTTTTGAATAGTCAATAATTGTGGTTTCATGCCAAAATTCCTTTGTCTCAGCAAGAATAAGTTCTGCTGGTGTAATAGTTGCTTCTATTATACTTTGCCCTGTTTTCTTCATATAATACTGAATTAAATAATAACCGCAAGCATATCCACCTGCATAAGGCATACCTACTGGTTCACTATATTGCATAGCAGCTATCTCATCACCATAAAGATAAGCACTTATTTGATCAAATCCAGTTAGATGAAGCTGTTGAGCGAGTAGAGGCTTAATATGATTGTTCAAAGTATCCATATCTGTTTTAGATACCCAGGGTCCTAATAAATGCTCCCCATATAGAGTTGTAGCAAAATTCTCAGCCAACCCTTCGCTAACAATTAACTCTCCTAACGTCACATGCTGATAATTCCATTCGATAAATTGATACCTTACATTATGATTGCATTCATGCGCTAATACAGAAGCAATACGAGGAAGTGTGTATTCATTTGGAATCAATGTCACCAGAATAGACCCGGGAATCCCGCCATCTCCACAGATACCTTCATTGATTGCTAACACAGGACTATTCGAATCACCTAACAAAACCGTATACACATACTCATTAACATGTAATAGGATGCCATTTTGCTCAAATAAGCTCAAGCTATGTTCTACAGCAGTATTACAATCATGCCAAAATAGTTCAGAAGAAATAGCTTCTAATAGAGGATCAAGATCAGATGTAATCTGCTGAGGAGCAATATTCATAACATTACTAAAAGCAATAACATCAAATGCACCAGAGTCATCTGCTTCATAAGGAATCTGTTGAGTGTTCCATTTGTTCATAAATGGGAGTAACATCTGTTGACGATACTGCTCAACTTTATATTGAGGTGCTACATGAATAAGATTCTGATAAATCTGATCTGAACGCAATGTCTTTATTTTCATCACTATAACTCCTTAATCAAGCAAGAATGATTACATTATCAAGTATCCTCTTACGTAATAGTCAAGCAAAGAATACGCAAATAATAAGATTTTATATCTATTCATAAAAGGCGCATCATCTTTGGAGAATGGAGAATGGAGAATGGAGAATGGAGAATGGAGAATGGAGAATGGAGAATGGAGAATGGAGAATGGAGAATGGAGAATGGAGAATGGAGAATGGAGAATGGAGAATGGAGAATGGAGAATGGAGAATGGAGAATGGAGAATGGAGAATGGAGAATGGAGAATGGCTATACTAATACAATCAATAAGCTATAAGAATGAATATATAATTAAAGCAGAATAACAGTAATTATTCTGCTCAAATATAAAATTAAAATCAAATTCAAAATAATGCTTGCTAAATAAATTCAACCATGATATATTATAAAAGTTGTCACGAACGAACGACAACACAAGCAAACATCATACGAAAACAACTTGAAAAAACACTTCAAAAAAAGTGCTTGCCAAGTGGTTGAAAACATGATATGATATAAAAGTTGTCACCGAGAAACACTGACAACGAAAAACGAAATGTTTGATCTTTGAAAACTGAACAACGAGTGAGTCAATAAAGGTCTTAGCCGACCTTTACAAAATAGAGAACTTCGGTTCTCGCCAGTTTCAATTGAGCAAGTCAAACACTTTATGGAGAGTTTGATCCTGGCTCAGGACGAACGCTGGCGGCGTGCCTAATACATGCAAGTCGAGCGGAGAATGAAGGAAGCTTGCTTCTTTTATTCTTAGCGGCGGACGGGTGAGTAACACGTAGGCAACCTGCCCTCAAGCTTGGGACAACTACCGGAAACGGTAGCTAATACCGAATACATGATTTGTTCGCCTGAACGAATTTGGAAAGACGGAGCAATCTGTCACTTGAGGATGGGCCTGCGGCGCATTAGCTAGTTGGTGAGGTAACGGCTCACCAAGGCGACGATGCGTAGCCGACCTGAGAGGGTGATCGGCCACACTGGGACTGAGACACGGCCCAGACTCCTACGGGAGGCAGCAGTAGGGAATCTTCCGCAATGGACGCAAGTCTGACGGAGCAACGCCGCGTGAGTGATGAAGGTTTTCGGATCGTAAAGCTCTGTTGCCAGGGAAGAACGTCCGGGTTAGTAACTGAACTCGGAGTGACGGTACCTGAGAAGAAAGCCCCGGCTAACTACGTGCCAGCAGCCGCGGTAATACGTAGGGGGCAAGCGTTGTCCGGAATTATTGGGCGTAAAGCGCGCGCAGGCGGCTTTTTAAGTCCGGTGTCACAGCCCAAGGCTCAACCTTGGGTCGCACTGGAAACTGGAGAGCTTGAGTACAGAAGAGGAAAGTGGAATTCCACGTGTAGCGGTGAAATGCGTAGAGATGTGGAGGAACACCAGTGGCGAAGGCGACTTTCTGGGCTGTAACTGACGCTGAGGCGCGAAAGCGTGGGGAGCAAACAGGATTAGATACCCTGGTAGTCCACGCCGTAAACGATGAATGCTAGGTGTTAGGGGTTTCGATACCCTTGGTGCCGAAGTTAACACATTAAGCATTCCGCCTGGGGAGTACGGTCGCAAGACTGAAACTCAAAGGAATTGACGGGGACCCGCACAAGCAGTGGAGTATGTGGTTTAATTCGAAGCAACGCGAAGAACCTTACCAAGTCTTGACATCCCTTTGACCGGACTAGAGATAGTCTTTTCC contains:
- a CDS encoding DUF2268 domain-containing protein, encoding MKIKTLRSDQIYQNLIHVAPQYKVEQYRQQMLLPFMNKWNTQQIPYEADDSGAFDVIAFSNVMNIAPQQITSDLDPLLEAISSELFWHDCNTAVEHSLSLFEQNGILLHVNEYVYTVLLGDSNSPVLAINEGICGDGGIPGSILVTLIPNEYTLPRIASVLAHECNHNVRYQFIEWNYQHVTLGELIVSEGLAENFATTLYGEHLLGPWVSKTDMDTLNNHIKPLLAQQLHLTGFDQISAYLYGDEIAAMQYSEPVGMPYAGGYACGYYLIQYYMKKTGQSIIEATITPAELILAETKEFWHETTIIDYSKHSTHYRHY
- a CDS encoding MerR family transcriptional regulator encodes the protein MKPQLLTIQNILHITGITKKTLHHYHKIGLLPPSHIADNGYRFYDRQTLATLQTILLFKEMGFSLTEIATMLPLSKAKQTDILIQQRQLLESKKQKLTTVIEQLDHYIERTDISKLTLFDDSTTPSIEEQYELEAKLVYGDTEIYQEFQENIEKLSDSDKKQAYDQFASNMESVFRNIALYQDRSPSDDKVQHYINQWSQYLAQFIGDDIRILLCIAETYRIDERFVRYFDTFGEEGYLTFLYEAIVYFVEKKSNTPIADS
- a CDS encoding NCS2 family permease — encoded protein: MERFFKLKEHGTSVKTEMVAGLTTFITMAYILFVNNLFLGPGGAGIPAEGVFFATAVGAGLVTILMGLFANIPVALAPGMGLNAYFMTVVLSSNGMITWQAALGAVFLSGIIFIILTITKVRQLLLVAVPQSIKFAITVGIGLFVTIIGLKLGNVVSVSATVKGVTDVAQLAAPVTVKGSDFQLALGDFMHSPDTLLAIIGLFVIGILMVLRVKGGLLIGIIVVTLIGIPMGVTDLSSLSTAHWIPSFDNLAVGQLDIKGAIGIGLFEIIFIFTFVELFDTFGTLVGTAERAGLFKNKEEGEKKISKAMLVDAVGVSAGAVLGTSTITSYVESTAGVAEGGRTGLTAITTGVLFLCALFIAPLALVVPSAATAPALVIVGVLMMSQVSKIEWDDFMQAFPAFLTIIFMPFTNGIANGISAGIIAFVVLGFFSNIASPRKVKVHWLMWLLAILVICRYAFLGSE